The genomic stretch ATAATAGTCTGTAATTGCTGTCCAACCTTTATCTAATAACGGATCTTCATGAACCGTTTTGTAGTAGAATTTTACTGCTAAGTCTTTTTTGCCTAGCTTTTCATAACATTTTCCAATGCGTAAGAATGCAAACGAAGTTGGATCGTCTAAATCTAACGTTATTTGATAGTTGTGAATTGCTTCTTCGTATTCGCCTAGTTTTTCGAGTACTTTTCCTTTTTCAAGATATGCACCAATAAAACGATCGTCAGCAATAATAGCAAAGTCAAAAGCGGCTAATGCTTCTATAAATAATTTTTTGGTGTAATATTGTTTTCCTAATTGATGCCAAGCAACTTCCGAATACGGATTTTTGTCTATGTAACTGTTTAAGTATTCAATAGCGCCGTCAATATCTTCTAAAAACTCAAAACAATAAATCGCGTTGTATAAGGAAGAATAATCGTCCATATCAAACTCAATACACTTTAAAAAGTGATGTTTTGCTTCTTTAAAATCTTCAATAAATAAATATTCCATTCCAATTAATGAGTTGACATCTGCCATATCATCTGTGAATTCCAACGCCATTTTTAATAACTCAATGGCTTTGTAATGTTGATCTCTTTTGGAATAGATATTTGCTTTCTGAATATAGACTTCAGCATTATTCGTCTCTAAAACATAGAGTTTGTCTAGTAATTTTTCGGCTTCATTTAGTTTGTTTTCATACACCATCAATTCGATTTCCATGAGTTTTAAATTCACAGAACTCGGATGTTGTTCTAAACTTATTTTTATAGCTTTTTTGGCTAAGGCAACTTTCCCTGAATCTAAGTAATGATGAATGATATCTTCAAATTCAGAAGAGTCAAAAAACAAAACATTGTTTGTCTTCAACATCGATTCAAACTTCGAAAGCGCTAAATTTTGATCTTCATTAGAGCTAAATAGCATAAGCAATACGCGTTTTTAGATTTCTATAATATTAAAAGTAGTTGATGCAAGTGTTGTTTTTTGGGTTTGAAGCCAATTGTTTTCAACAAAGTAATCAACAAGTGTTAATTATTGCCTGTGAGACAATTAATTGATTTTTAGCGGTTTGTTCTATTTTTCGGTTGTTTTGATGACTATTTATAACGAATTTTGGTTTTATTTAGTCTTTTATGGTTCGTAAAACTTTCATAATAACGGCGCAACCTTGCTTAATTTCATCTTTTGAAATCGTTAATGGTGGCGTAATTCGCACGGCTTTTGGCTCAAATAATAGCCAAAAAAGGATCAAACCTTCTTCCAAACAACCTAATATTATTTGATTCGCAACAGCTGCATTTTTCACAATTAGCGACAACATTAATCCTTTTCCGCGAATTTCTTCAATGTATTTGTGTTGTAATAATTCTCGGAATAATTCTTCTTTTAGTACTGTTTGAGCCATTAAAGTACTTTCTGTAATTTCTTTTAATGTTGCCAAACTTGCTGCTGCAATTACTGGATGACCGCCAAACGTTGTTATATGTCCTAGTTTTGGTTGCTCTTGTAACGTGTCCATTATTTCTGCGGAAGCTGTAAATGCTCCAACAGGCATTCCGCCGCCCATTCCTTTTCCCATTACTAAAACATCTGGTATAACATCATAGTGTTGAAAGCCAAATAGTTTTCCTGTGCGACCAAATCCGGGTTGTATTTCGTCTAAAATCAACAATGCGCCGACTTCTACACAACGTTGTTTTACTTTTTTTAAATAATTATTTGTTGGAACAATAAAACCTGCGCCACCTTGAATAGTTTCTAAAATAACGCCAGCCGTTTTCGTTGTAATTTTCTCTAAATCTTCTTCATTATTGAACTGAATAAAATGGACATCGGGCAATAATGGTCTGAAAGCTTGTTTGCGTTCTTCAAAACCCATTACGCTCAATGCGCCATGTGTATTTCCGTGATACGCATTGTTTGCAGCAATTAATTCCGAACGTCCTGTGTAGCGTTTTGCTAATTTTAAAGCACCTTCAATAGCTTCTGTTCCTGAGTTTGTTAGGTATGTTTTTTCTAACGGATTTGGCAATAGAGAAGCTAACAATTTTGTCAATTCCACTGCTGATTTTTGCACATATTCTCCATAAACCATGACATGCAAATAGGAATCTAATTGCTTTTTAATCGCATTGACAACTCTTGGATGTCTGTGTCCTAAACTACATGCAGAAACACCAGCTACAAAATCTAAATATTCTTTGTTATTTGTATCATAGATGTAACTTCCTTCCGCATGCGAAACTTCCATTGCGAGCGGATGCGGCGTTGTTTGTGCTTGGTATTTTAAAAAATCTTTTTTCATAGAAATTGTTTGCAAAGATACGAAGTTAATTGGTGGGTTTTTGATTGAAAAATTAAACATTAAATAACGTGAGTTCGACATAGTTTTACTTAAGTAAAATTTTGAACATATTTTAAAAATAAGTGCTAAGTATTTGATTTTCATTTTTTTTTATTTTCGTTTTCTTTGTTCGCACAAAGAAAAGAAACAAAAGAAAGTGCGCTTTTCCAGAGGTATTTTTAGTTTTTCTTTTAAGGAAAAACTAAAACC from Kordia antarctica encodes the following:
- a CDS encoding tetratricopeptide repeat protein, which codes for MLFSSNEDQNLALSKFESMLKTNNVLFFDSSEFEDIIHHYLDSGKVALAKKAIKISLEQHPSSVNLKLMEIELMVYENKLNEAEKLLDKLYVLETNNAEVYIQKANIYSKRDQHYKAIELLKMALEFTDDMADVNSLIGMEYLFIEDFKEAKHHFLKCIEFDMDDYSSLYNAIYCFEFLEDIDGAIEYLNSYIDKNPYSEVAWHQLGKQYYTKKLFIEALAAFDFAIIADDRFIGAYLEKGKVLEKLGEYEEAIHNYQITLDLDDPTSFAFLRIGKCYEKLGKKDLAVKFYYKTVHEDPLLDKGWTAITDYYIKEENYQKALHYINKAINIDTENVSYWRRSAEIHRALQLYEEADIAYQKTVELGNYELSTWIAWADILKLLGEYSNGVHVLLQALEFFPDHSKIEYRLAGIYFTLGEQTKGTFHLKNALRNNFTQHLQFEKLFPSIFMRVSVKNIISEFKKPST
- a CDS encoding aspartate aminotransferase family protein, whose amino-acid sequence is MKKDFLKYQAQTTPHPLAMEVSHAEGSYIYDTNNKEYLDFVAGVSACSLGHRHPRVVNAIKKQLDSYLHVMVYGEYVQKSAVELTKLLASLLPNPLEKTYLTNSGTEAIEGALKLAKRYTGRSELIAANNAYHGNTHGALSVMGFEERKQAFRPLLPDVHFIQFNNEEDLEKITTKTAGVILETIQGGAGFIVPTNNYLKKVKQRCVEVGALLILDEIQPGFGRTGKLFGFQHYDVIPDVLVMGKGMGGGMPVGAFTASAEIMDTLQEQPKLGHITTFGGHPVIAAASLATLKEITESTLMAQTVLKEELFRELLQHKYIEEIRGKGLMLSLIVKNAAVANQIILGCLEEGLILFWLLFEPKAVRITPPLTISKDEIKQGCAVIMKVLRTIKD